The Thermocrinis ruber genomic sequence GATCGCCATAATCGTTATAGACCTACAAACCGGAGACATTCTCGGTTTGGCAAACTACCCCCACTACGACCCCAATCACTACCAAAAGGCAAGACCGGAAAACAGGAGGAACTACGCAGTAACGGACCCCTTTGAACCGGGCTCTGTGATGAAACCCTTTTTTATAGGGCAGGCTTTAGAGAAGGGATACATAGGCTTTAACTACAGAGTAGATACAGAGGGAGGAAGGGCAGAGTTCTTTGGAAGGACCATAAGGGATGTGCATCCCTCCAAAGTTCTCTCCTTAGACCAAGTGCTCATAAAGTCTTCCAACGTGGGAACTGCCAAAATAGCCCGGTTCTTATCAAAGAAGGATGTGGAGGAGCTGTTTGAAAAGATGCATTTTAAATCCACCTTTGGGGTGCTACCCGGAGAGGCAAAGCCAAAGCTTCCAAACCTTAACTATCCTGCAAACATAATCTACGCCAGCATAGGGCAGGGCTTGAGTGCGAACCTTTTGAACCTCTGCGTAGCCTTTGGTGGGCTTGCCACTAACAAAATAATCCAGCCCCGCATAGTCTATGAACCAAACAGTCCCCCAAAAGTGCTAAGGGATAAGCTCTTTTCTGATAAGGTCTTAAATTGGCTACATAAAAACCTCATAAGGGTGGTAGAGGAGGGAACCGCAACCCAAGCCAAGTCCCAATACTTTACCATAGCGGGCAAAACGGGCACCGCCCAGAAGTTTGACTTTAGAACAGGCAAATACTCTATGGAAAAGGTGGTTGCCTACTTTGTGGGGTACTTTCCTGCCACCAACCCCAAATATGTGGCGGGCATAATGGTGGATGAGCCAAAGGGTAGAGCCTTCGGTGGCACCGCCGCAGCACCATACTTTAAAGAACTCGTAGAAAGAGTAGCCTTTTATGAAAGGCTAGAACCCGACAAGGCTAACAAGGCTATCTCGGAGGGAAGGCTCAAGGAGTAGCCCATCCACCCTCGGCACTTGGAGGGGTTTTATTCCCGTTAGCTCCTCCACTATGATTGGGTTAGTCCTTTCTGAGACATCCTTTCCCTCAAAACCGTTCATAACTATTCCCAAGATGTTAAGCCCCATGCTTTTAGCGTAAAAGTAGCTAAGGTAGGTATGGTTTAGGGTGCCAAGCCCAGCCCGAGCTACCAGCAGGATGGGAAGCCCCCAGTCTAAAGCCAAGTGGGCGTAGTTGTAATCCCTCTTTATGGGCACCGCAATGCCACCAGCTCCCTCCACCACCAAAAACTCATACCTTTCCAAAAGCCTAAGGTAATGCTCCTTTAAATCCGTAAGGGAAAAGTCCCTCTTCTCCTCCAAGATGCCCGCATAGGGAGAAAGGGGCAGAGAGTATCTAACCGGCACCGCCTCTTCCAAATCCTGCCCTGTAAGACTGCATAGCAAAGCCCCATCCTGGGGCACATCCTTCACGTCGGTCTCTACGGGCTTTAGGTAGCCCACCTTTACTCCCCTCTCTTTTAGGGCATAAACCAAGTTGTAAGAAATAAAGGTCTTTCCTACGCCCGTGTCTGTGGCAGTGATTAAAACCGCCCTCATTGCATAAGGTAGTATAGCATCAAAGGAGCATCCACACCAAAGCCTGCACCAAGACGGTTTTCAAGGAGCCTTCTGAGAAAGCCCTTTGGCTCCTCCACATAAAAGACCCTCGGCTTTTCTGCTTTAGAGAGCTCCTTTGCCTTCTCTATGGCATCCTGGAGCCCACCCAAACCATCCACCAGCTTGAGCTTTTGAGCATCCTCTCCCGTAAATACCCTACCGTCCGCTATCTCTCTGAGCTTGTTGGGGTCTACCTCCTTTCTGTACTTTAGTATGGCGTTCAAAAACTGCTCGTATGCCTTGTCTATGAGCTCCTGAAGGTATCGTTTTTCCTCTTCTGTGAGCTCCCTCGTGGGAGAGAGGGTATCCTTGAACTTTCCTGTCTTTATAGAGGTGGTTTTTATACCAAGCCTTTCCAAAAGCTCCTTTACGTTTGTATGCTGGATGATGACCCCTATGCTACCCGTTATAGTCCCCGGGTTTGCGTATATGTAGTCCCCCGCCATAGCCAGATAGAAGCATCCAGAGGCACAAACATTGCCCATAGACACCACCACCGGCTTTTTGGACTCTCTGAACCGCTCCAGAGCCCTGTATATCTCTTGGGATGCACCCACCGAGCCACCCGGACTTTCCGCCCTAACCACCAAAGCCCGCACGCTTTTGTCCTCTTTTAGGCTTTCTATCTTCCTAACGATGGGCTCCGAATTGATCAGAACCCCCTCTATTTTTAAAACCGCCACCCGCTCTCCCACCGGGAGCCTTGCCAACAAACTTCCCAGAAAACCAAGCACAGAGAGTAATATAACAAAAACAAAAAACCGCCTTATCCACTTCATGGCTTTAATTATATCAACCTACCTCAAACAGAGCCTCACTGCAAAATTGCAAAAAAGGACCCGAGCATCAAAAACCCACAAAAACATAGCTTCCAAGCACCCAATTGCAAGTTTGCATCTAAAAAAACCTCTTGACAAATTTTTTTCCTTATGCTATCATTAAAACCATCAAAAAACTTTAAAGGAGGGTATCAACATGAAGAAGAGCCTTTTAGCAATGGCAGCACTAATGGGTGTTGCTACTTTGCCAGCCCACGCCTGGAGAGTAAACATTGACAAGGAGACCTTCGCAGACATAGGCTTCTCCACCCAAATATGGGGAAGAAGCGAGGGCAAGAGGACAACTGCATCCACAGACCACAACGCCACGAACTTTTATGTGAACTTGGCTAACATCACCGCAAGCGGGCATGTGAACAAGCTGGTGTATTTCAGCATCAACGCAGAATCCACCGCTTTTAGGGGAAGCTTCATAACCAGGGATGCCTTCATCGGAATGAAGTTTGCGGATGAGTTCAGGGTTCAAGCGGGTGCAATGAGGGTTCCCTTCTCCAGAATAGCCCTAACATCCTCCTACAACTTCCTTATCCCAACCCAAGCACTTGGTGATGTGTTTAGGGGACTGCCAATAAACCCCACACACGCATTGGGTGTGCTTAATGATGGTAGCAGGGATGCAGGAATAGTCGTTTGGGGTAATGTGGCAGACGGTATGCTAAAGTACTACTTGGGTGTTTCTGACGGTAGGTTTGATAGGAGAGATAGCAATACAAACCTCTTTGGTGCAAACACTAAAGACTCCCTTGCCTACACCATAAGGCTTCAATTTACCCCCACCATGCTTGGCTTTAAGGGCGAAACCGGATATACCCTTGCGGACACATACCTTGGCAGGCAGAACGTTCTTACCCTCGGCGTAGGTTATAGGGTAGTTGGTGCAAAAACCACCGGTCTTACTGCTAACTACTCAAAGGATGTTAAGCTGTGGACTGTAGATATGCTTTACGAACAAAAGTTTGGAGATATCATCCCTAACCTTCAAGTGGGATACATAAACGCAAAGGATGTGCCTTATGGTTTTAATAATTCTGCCGTGTGTAATGGTGTAACAAATACCGTATGCTATGGCAAAGCAACCCAAATTTATGCCCAAGCACAACTCCTGTATGACCAAATGGTGGGCTTTGGAAAACCAGCCCTTGCAATAAGGTGGGAGCAAGACAAGAATAAAGATAGGTTCAACTTCTACTATACTGGTGCTAGTGCCGGTCAAACTGAGCCAATACCAGGCGAGCCCAGGAACACAAGGGTTGGTGTGTTTGTCCACTACTACATCAAGGGTCAAGCAGCAAAGGTATCCTTGGGTGTGGACTCTGTGAACAGAAACGCTGACTCAAGGGGTACAACTGGAAGGAGCTTCACCGACTACACCCTCCACCTCCAAACCCAATTCTAAGTGTTAGAAATTGCACCGCCCCGCCCTCTGGCGGGGTTTTTTTATTTTTGGCATGAGAAAGGCTTTTACTCTCATAGAGCTTTTGGTGGTTATTGTGATTTTGGGTATTCTTGCTGCCATTGTGGTCCCAAGGATCACGGGCAGGGTTGATCAAGCAAAGGTGGAGGCAACAAAGGTTCAGATGAAAGCTATAAAGGATGCCTTGGAGCAATACAAGCTTGACAATGGTTTTTATCCTACCACCGAGCAGGGTCTAAAAGCCTTGGTGGAAAAACCAAACACTCCGCCGGTGCCAACCAGGTGGAGGCAGTATTTGGACAAAGTGCCCAAGGATGCGTGGGATCGTGATTTTATTTATGTTTCTCCGGGGGTAAACAGACCCTTTGAGCTGAGGTCTATGGGTCCGGACGGAAAGGAAGGCACAGAAGATGACTTAGATGTTTGGAACCTGTAGGGGCTTTACCCTTATAGAAGTTTTAATTGCCCTTTCTGTTTTGGTGATCACCTTTAGCGTTCTCTTTGAACTTTTGCTTTCTGCACGCAAGGATTACGAGCTTGCCAGAAGCCTTTACCAAGATATGAGCCTTTTGAACAACAAAATTTTGGAAAACAGGCTGGAGGGTGTGCGGGTTAGGGAGAGGGAGCTAAGGGACTATCCGGGCATCAAAGAGGTGGAGCTCTCTTACGGTTCTGCGGTGATATACCTTTTCAAAAAATGAAAAGGGCGTTTACCCTTCTTGAGTTAATCGTAGTCATAACCTTGCTTGGGCTTGTCTTTGGGCTTTTTTCTTATGTTTTTAAGTCCAGCGTGGAATCTTCGGTGTTTCTTGCGGAGGATAGCCAAAGGCTAAAGGAGGAAGCCCTTTTGGTTTGGAACATTCAAAGGAAGGTCATTTCCGCAAAGGACGCATACATGGAAAGGGATAAGCTATTTTTACACACCTACGCAGGGGATTACTACCAAGGCTTGGTAAAGTGTGCCTTTATTTACAGGGATGGTGTGCTTTACTATTACGAGTTTCCTTATCCTTACGGGGATATAAAGTTCTACGAGGATGATCGGCTTATAAAGTTGGGAAAGTTTAAGGAACTTTCCTTTTCTGCGGTGAAGGGTGGTAAGACTGAAGAGACCTATAAGGGACTGCCAGACCTTTATCGTATAACCATAGATGGCAGGGAGTATCTTATAAAGCCATGAGTAGGATAAAGCTGTACAAGGGCATAGACCAGTTTGGAAATATCAGAAGTGGTAAGATTGAGGTGCCGGAGGGCATGTCCGCTTACGAGTTTTTAATCTCTCAGGGCATAAAGCCCCTAAAAATAGAGGATGTTTCCGAGGGCATCTGGAGTAGGGAACTCTTTAAAAGAAAACCCTCCCAAGAGGACGTTGCCTTTTTGCTAACGCAGATTTCTATGCTACTCTCTTCCGGGCTAAACTTACCAAAAGCCTTAGAGACCGCCATACAGCAGGCGGAGGATAAAAGAATTAAGCAAGCTTTACTTTCTGTAAAGGAAGCCATAGAAAAGGGAGAGCCTTTGCATACTGCCTTTGGCAGGGCGGACATATTTCCAGAGTTCTTTTTGGAGATGCTAAAGACCGCCGAAAGGGGCGAAAACTTAGAAAAGGTCTTTGAAATTGCGGGGGAGTTCCTCAGCAGGATGGCACAGGTGAGGGCAAAGGTTCTGTCTTCCCTGACTTACCCTGTCTTTGTGATCCTCTTTAGCCTTCTTTCGGTGTTTGCGGTGGTTAAGTTTGTGATCCCAAAAGTTGCCGGCGTGCTGGCTGGTTTGGGAAAGGACCTGCCCTTGATAACAAAAATTCTTCTCTTTTCCTCCAAGCTGATGGGTTATTTCCTTTATCTTTTCCCTCTGTTTATCCTGCTTTTTGTTTTTAAAGGAAAGCTCATAAGCAGGGAAAACATAGACAAGTACTACCTTATGCTTCCCATCTTTGGTAAGGTTTCCTTTTACTTTCAGCTTTCAAGGTTTGCGGGCAGTTTGCGTATGTCCTTGCTTTCTGGCATTCCCCTCGTTAGGGCGGTGTCTTTGGCAATAGATACCATAACCAATCAATACATAAAGGGTAAGCTAAAAGAGGTGCCCAAGGAGATTGCCAAGGGCAAAAGCTTGGCGGAGGTTCTCAAGGCTACCGGCGTATTTCCTTCCCTCTTTGTGGGTCTTTTGGCTACCGGTGAAAGGAGCGGAGAGTTGGAAAAGTCTTTGGAGCTTTTAGAAAAGCTCTACGACCAGCAAGCTATGAGAAAGATAAACCTCTGGATAAGGTTGGCGGAGCCCATTGCCATGCTCATAATAGGCATCTTGGTTGCCTTTGTAGTCCAAAGCGTGGTGCTACCCCTTACAGAAATCTCCAGTGGAGTCAAAAGGTAGTTCAAAGCTCCTCTTCTATATCCGTCAACAGGTCTTCCAGTCTTCTTTCTATCCAAAAATCTGCGGTTTCTATGGAAAACTCTCCCCTGTTTAGATGTTCGTCTTTTATAAGCTCCAACTGAACATCCTTTAGGTCCAAGGTTTTTAAAAACTCCTCCACCGTTGGCAAATCGTGGGGATTTACCCTTAGCCTTATGTATCCTTTCAAAGAAATACCACTGTTTAAAGCCTTTTGTAAAGACTGAAGGACAGCCTCCTCCTTTGGGAGCTTTTCCGTTAAATAGAGCCTTCTGGCTATGTTTAAGGCAATATCCTTTATCTCATTCCTTACCTTATCTTCCACCTCCGAGAACTTTTCCAAGAGGGTTTGGCAAAAACCTTCAACGTGCCCCTGAAAGGTTTTTAGCCCTGCGATCTTTTCCTCCAAGGCTCTCTTTTCAGCTTCTAAAAGTTTTTTCTCCTCCACAAGCTTGGAGTTCAGCCTTGCCAACTCTTGGTTTTTTCCTTTACACTCCAAAAGTTCCATTTCAAGCAATTTTACGGTATTTTTCAAAGCTTCAATCTGCTTAAGTAGTTGCTGTTTCTCTAGTTTTTCTTCTTTACTTTCCTCTGCCTCCTTCGGAAGAACGTACTCCACCGAGTGCAGTGGTTTAAAATCCTCATGCATAGTATTCTCCACCTGTGAGGTCTATTATTCCTTGGTCTGCTAAGTTTTTGATAACTTTTATAACCTCCTTTTGAGCCTTTTCTACTTCGCTTGCCCTAACCGGTCCCATAGCCTCCATATCCTCCCTCATGATCTCCGCCGCCTTTTTGGACATGTTAGACAGGAACTTCTCCTTTATATCCTCCGGCGCTCCCTTAAGGGCTATCATAAGCACGTTTTTATCTACCGCCTTTAGGATCTCCACTATAGCCCTGTTGTCCAGCTTCCTTATGTCTTCAAAGGTGAACATCTTTTCCTTTATCTTTTCCGCCAAGTAGGGATCTTCTTGTTCCAACTTTGCCAGTATGCTGTTGGCGGTATTTTTATCAAGCACGTTCAGAATGTTAGCCACAAGGGGTATGCCCTCCAACTTCTGCATAACTCCGCTTACACCCATACTCCTTATTTCTTCTGCTATAGCCTCAATTAGCTCTTTCATGAACTCGGGGGATATGTTTTCAAGGGTTGCCATCCTTTTGGCAACCTCCACCTTTAGGCTATCGGGTAAAAGCTTGAGAACCTCTGCCGCCTTTGCCGACGAAAGCTGAGACAGAACTACCGCTATTGTTTGGGGATGTTCATTCCTTAAAAGGTTTGCTAAAAGTTTTTCATCTACCCTTTCCAACTCTTGAAAGCTCTTTATGAGGTTGGAACTGCTGAGGAACTCATAAATCTTTGCGAACTTCTCTGGGGGAAGGACCTTCCTTGCAAACTCCAACAGGGCATCCACATCGGGATTTACAAAGGATGCTGCCTTATACTCTTCTATAAACTCTTTACCTATTTCTTCTATGTCCTTTAGTGTTATTCCTTCTAAGCTGGATGCAAGAACTAATATCTCTTGGATCTCGTTATCATCCAGCTCCTTCATCACCTCCACCGCCACCTGCGGAGGCAGAGCCATAAGTAGTATGGCTGCCTTTTGGGCTTTGCTTAGCTTACTTTTTGCCTCCGGCATGCTTTCTATATTAAGATAAACCGAGATTTTTTAAAATAAATTCCTATGACCATTGGTGAATTCCTAAGGGAAAACAAGCTGTCCGTAGGAGATAACTTTAAGTTTCTGTTGGAAAAACTTGGTGTCTACCAAGAGGAGTTTGTAAAGAGAGTAGAGTCTGCGGTGGGTGAAACCGCCAAAATGTCCAAGTCCAAGGCAAACACCGTAGACCCAGAGGATATGGTCAACAGCTACGGGGCAGACACGGTTAGGCTCTACATACTCTTTGCAGGACCTGTAGAAAAGGACTTTGAATGGACAGAAGAAGGTCTTCAGGGTGCCCACAGATTTCTAAAGAGGCTCTGGGGCTTTTTCCACGAAAACCTTGAAAGGCTTAGGAATCTTCAATATACAAGGGAGGAACTCTCAAAGGTGGAAGGTAAGGCAAAGGATGTACGAAAGAAAGCCCACCAAACCCTAAAAAAGTATTTGCAAGATATGGAAGAGCTCTCCTTTAACACCGCCATTGCAGGCATAATGGAGCTTTTGAACACCCTCCAGGACTTTAAACCGGAAACCCAGGCAGACTACAAGGTCCTGAAGGAAGCCCTTGAGCTAATTCTTTTTATGCTTTATCCAATTACGCCCCACATCTGCGAGGAGCTGTGGAACGAGCTGGGCAATCAAAGACTCATGGTCTTTTACACCTTCCCACAGCCAGACCCAGAGGCACTAAAAGAGGAGGAGGTGGAAGTAGCGGTGCAGGTCAACGGAAAGCTAAAGGCAGTTATCAAGGTTCCCATAGATGCCCAAGAGGATACTGTAAAGTCCATAGCCTTAGCCCAAGAGAAAGTTGCAAAAGCGTTGAAAAACAAAAAACTTCAAAAGGTCATATATGTAAAAAATAAGCTTATAAACCTGGTGGTTAGCGATGGATGAACTTTTGGCTTGGCTTTTGTTCTTTGGAAAGCTCTTTCTGCTGATGCTTTTGGTGGGTTTGCCCTTGCTTTTGATCATAATATTCCTGGCGAACGCCCTCTATAAACTGCTTTCGCCCAAGCTTGAAGAGTGGGAGAGGAAAAGGGATCAATCCAAGAAGTAGCTTATGACTAAAATCATACCTTTTAAACTTGACAACAGTGCAATGTATACTAACTTTATGATAACTCAATGTTGTAGGAGGTAAGGAATGAAGGTAGTCCCAGGACCCGCCGGTTATATACCTACACCACCCGCCTTTGAGGGTGTGGAATTGCCACCTCCGGGAAAAGCCCTTCTCTACGGAGAGATCGTAGATGAAGAGGTTGCAATGAGAGAGGCAGCCAAAGCTCTGCTTACCCGTAGGAATCCTACCATATTCCCTGGGCCTCTCGTCCTGTGGGGATGGAACGCCAGTGCTATGGAGAAGGCAAAGGCAGTGTTAGAGCTTGCCATGGAAATACCCAACTGCCGGATCATACCCATGCCCGACTACAGACCCAAGTATCCCAAAATAGACCCAGAGGCGGAGATAAACCCAAACCATCCTAACCTGACCATCCTTCACAACAAGATAGAAGTTTGTATATTTGTGGGTGTCCATTGCCATTATGCCAATCTATCTTTGAGAATGATCAGGGCAGGGACCAACTGCTTTACCATAGCCCTGTGTGCGGAGATGGGACACGAAGACGCTATGGTATCCCTCAGGGACGTGCATGCGGAGGAGATAAGAAGGTTTAAGGATGTTGTTGTACAAGTCAGAGAAGAGCTCGGTATAAAGTGGGAACCAAAGCTTCCCCCAGAGAATCCATCCCTGCCCAAAGAAAATTGGGAGACTCTTTCGGTGGTGGATTACGGAGAGTATTCATACTTGCTTATTCCCAGAAAGGGTGAGTATGTCCCTGAAAGTGAATAAAAAATTGGAGGTAATACCATGCCAGAGCAAAGGGTTGTAGATGCAGATTACCTTTTGTTAGAGGCTCCGAGGGAGCGCAAGTTTATCACAGGCGCCCAAGCTATGGCGGAAGCGGTAAAGCGTGCCAACGTGGATATAGCCATAGCCTATCCAATTACCCCCCAGTCTGAGGTTATGCACCTGGTGGGAGACCTGTGGGCTCAGGGCTACCTCAAGGACTACTACAGGGCTGAAGAAGAGTACGGCGCCATGTCCGCTATAGCTGGTGCGGTCAGAGGTGGTGCGAGAGCCTTTACCGCCACTTCTGGACCTGGACTTCTGAGGGGTCTTGAAGCTATAGCTTCTTGGCCTGGGCACAGAATACCGGCGGTCTTGGGAGTTCTCACAAGGGTCGTCAATGCACCCCTTTCCATACAGCCCGACAATGTAGAGATCGCATACCTTCTCAATTGTGGTATGGTTGTCCTTCACGCAGAGAACCAGCAGGATGTCTTTGACTTTACCTTGGCAGCCTTTGTAATCTCCGAAAAGGTGGATGTTTATATTCCCGTAGCGGTATGCACGGAGGGCTTTTTCGTTACCCACGCAAAGGGTTATGTGAACATGACCCCTGAGGATATGAAATTGCCTCCAAGGGACCCCTACAAAGCACCTGTTCCCCCCACCGACTGTGAAATACCACCCGCAAGAATTCAAAGGGACGCACCTGTGCAAAAGTCCAACTTCATGAGCTATCTGATTCACGCAGTATGGCAGCAGGAGGTTTGGTCCTCTAACATAAGGGCTATGAAGTACATCTACAAGTACTTGGGTGGTCCCATAGAGGTGGTCAACCCCGATGCGGAAGTGTTCATAGTGGCTTCCGGTTGTGCAGCGGCGCAGGGTAGAGAGGCGGTACGTTATGCCCAGATGGAAGGCCTCAATGTAGGTCTGGTAAAGGTAAAATCCATAAGACCCTTCCCAGAGAAGGAAATAAGGGAAGTGCTCAAAAAGGCAAAGGCGGTCATAGTACCCGAGCACAACATCGTGGGATGGCTTGCCAAAGAGGTAAAGGCAACCATTCCAGACAACGACAAGGTAATAGGTGGTCCAAGGGTCTACGGTGGTATGACCCTACCAGTAGAGCTTATAATGGAAAAGATATATGACGCCTTTGGCATAAAGAAAGAAAGGAAAGTTGTAGTATAAAAAAAACTTAAAAAAAGGAGGTGTTACCATGGGCTTGGAGTATGTAAGAATATCACCAGGCTTTGAGAAATACATGCCCAAGGACTATGTAGATCTAGTCAAGTATGGGCAGTTTGGCAGGCAGGTAGATGTCCAACAGCTTGGACAGTTCAAGGAGCTGGTGGAAGAGCATCCTATGTGTGCGGGTTGCTTTATGGCGTACTTCATCAGGATCTTCTACGCAGCCCTCCCCAACCCAGAGGATACCATAGTCATCGGTACCGCAGGCTGTGCAAGGTTGGCACTATCTCAGGCAGCGGTTCCCTTCATCTACGGAAACTACGGAGACACCAACGCGGTGGCATCCGGTCTAAAGAGGGCACTAACTATTAGGTTCCCCGACAAGGTAAAGGATGTGGTGGTTATCGCAGGAGACGGTGGTCTTATAGACATAGGCTTTGGAATGACCATGCACTCTTGGTTCAGGAGGGAAAAATTCACCACCATAATGGTGGATAACGAGGTTTACGGAAACACAGGTGGGCAAGAGAGCGGAATGTCTCCCAAGGGTGTTCAGCTAAAGATGGCTCCCAAAGGAAAGCAGTTTGACAAGATCAACGCGGTGGAGCTGGCAAAGGTTGCCGGTTGTGTCTATGTGGCAAAGCTTGCTCCCACCAATCCCAAAAGGATCGCAAAGACCATAAGGAGGGCTATCCTCGCCGCAAGGCACTTTGGACCCACCTTTATACACGCTTACACCTCTTGCAACATTGAGTACTCTATACCCACAGATAAGGTTCTTGAGGACGCACGCAAGAGGGAAAAGCAAGACTTTGCCTTTTACGAGTGGATGACCGATGAAGTAAGGGAATACTTTGAAGAAATAGAGAAGCAGTCTCAGGAGGTCAAAGTATGAAGCGTTATAACATCAGAATAGCGGGCGTTGGTGGGCAGGGGGTGGTCACCTCCGCCCACATCCTTGGAAATGCTATGTCCGCCGCAGGCAAGTATGCTACACTGGTTCCCTTCTTTGGCTCTGAAAAGAGAATGGCACCCGTAGAAGCCTATGTGCGTGTGTCCGACCAGCCCATCTACGAAGTGGGTGAGGTGGTCTATCCCAACGTGATCATGATCTACCACCCTCAGGTTATCACCCACGGCAAATCCTACACCATGCCCTTTTACTC encodes the following:
- a CDS encoding carbon monoxide dehydrogenase beta subunit family protein; the encoded protein is MKVVPGPAGYIPTPPAFEGVELPPPGKALLYGEIVDEEVAMREAAKALLTRRNPTIFPGPLVLWGWNASAMEKAKAVLELAMEIPNCRIIPMPDYRPKYPKIDPEAEINPNHPNLTILHNKIEVCIFVGVHCHYANLSLRMIRAGTNCFTIALCAEMGHEDAMVSLRDVHAEEIRRFKDVVVQVREELGIKWEPKLPPENPSLPKENWETLSVVDYGEYSYLLIPRKGEYVPESE
- a CDS encoding transketolase C-terminal domain-containing protein, with the translated sequence MPEQRVVDADYLLLEAPRERKFITGAQAMAEAVKRANVDIAIAYPITPQSEVMHLVGDLWAQGYLKDYYRAEEEYGAMSAIAGAVRGGARAFTATSGPGLLRGLEAIASWPGHRIPAVLGVLTRVVNAPLSIQPDNVEIAYLLNCGMVVLHAENQQDVFDFTLAAFVISEKVDVYIPVAVCTEGFFVTHAKGYVNMTPEDMKLPPRDPYKAPVPPTDCEIPPARIQRDAPVQKSNFMSYLIHAVWQQEVWSSNIRAMKYIYKYLGGPIEVVNPDAEVFIVASGCAAAQGREAVRYAQMEGLNVGLVKVKSIRPFPEKEIREVLKKAKAVIVPEHNIVGWLAKEVKATIPDNDKVIGGPRVYGGMTLPVELIMEKIYDAFGIKKERKVVV
- a CDS encoding thiamine pyrophosphate-dependent enzyme codes for the protein MGLEYVRISPGFEKYMPKDYVDLVKYGQFGRQVDVQQLGQFKELVEEHPMCAGCFMAYFIRIFYAALPNPEDTIVIGTAGCARLALSQAAVPFIYGNYGDTNAVASGLKRALTIRFPDKVKDVVVIAGDGGLIDIGFGMTMHSWFRREKFTTIMVDNEVYGNTGGQESGMSPKGVQLKMAPKGKQFDKINAVELAKVAGCVYVAKLAPTNPKRIAKTIRRAILAARHFGPTFIHAYTSCNIEYSIPTDKVLEDARKREKQDFAFYEWMTDEVREYFEEIEKQSQEVKV